The proteins below are encoded in one region of Bremerella sp. P1:
- a CDS encoding DUF1501 domain-containing protein — translation MQSRRQWLGQAACGFGAVALNWMLQREAAADGLGLLGAPHASPKVRSVIFLYMDGGPSQVDTFDPKPLLKKYDGKPFPAETEPTQFNNLGGTLASPWKFQKYGQSGIEVSELFPNVAQHVDDLAVIRSMTSNFSEHTNANYFLHTGSGLQGRPSMGAWTTYGLGSENDNLPGFVVLNGGLVPPGGLDNFNSGFLPAAFQGSIFAASDPPVANIRSRDKSPAAQRSKLDLLSKLDQLTLDKVGTNDQMESAIANYELAYRMQSAVPDLMDLAYETPQTLEEYGLNHSFNPTKTFGRLCLLSRRLVERGVRFVELTVPNVGHDRWDQHSNLKDGHEKNCLAVDQPIAALLADLKRRGMLDSTLVVWGGEFGRTPFAQGKNGRDHNPFGFTMWMAGGGVKGGTVYGSTDEFGYKVVENRVEMHDLHATMLHLLGVDHRRLTFRFSGRDMRLTDVHGHVLHDILV, via the coding sequence ATGCAGAGCCGCCGACAATGGTTAGGCCAAGCCGCTTGCGGCTTTGGTGCGGTTGCGCTCAACTGGATGCTGCAGCGAGAGGCCGCGGCAGATGGCCTGGGCCTGTTAGGGGCTCCTCACGCATCGCCGAAGGTCCGTAGCGTAATCTTCCTGTACATGGACGGAGGACCTTCCCAGGTCGATACGTTTGACCCGAAGCCTCTTTTGAAGAAGTACGACGGGAAGCCGTTCCCGGCCGAGACAGAGCCCACGCAGTTCAACAACCTGGGCGGGACGCTGGCCAGTCCTTGGAAGTTTCAGAAGTACGGTCAGAGTGGAATCGAGGTCAGCGAACTCTTTCCCAATGTCGCCCAGCACGTGGATGATCTGGCCGTTATTCGTTCGATGACGTCCAACTTCTCGGAACACACCAACGCCAATTACTTCCTGCACACCGGCAGCGGACTGCAGGGGCGACCCAGTATGGGTGCTTGGACAACCTACGGCTTAGGCAGCGAGAACGACAACCTGCCTGGGTTCGTGGTGCTTAATGGTGGTCTGGTTCCGCCTGGCGGGCTCGATAACTTCAACAGTGGTTTCCTGCCGGCGGCATTTCAGGGTTCGATCTTTGCCGCCAGTGATCCACCGGTGGCCAACATCCGCTCGCGTGACAAGAGCCCCGCTGCCCAACGCAGTAAGTTGGACTTGCTCAGCAAGCTTGACCAACTGACGCTCGATAAGGTGGGCACCAACGATCAGATGGAATCGGCGATCGCCAACTACGAACTTGCCTATCGCATGCAATCGGCTGTGCCGGATCTGATGGATCTCGCCTACGAGACCCCGCAGACGCTGGAAGAATACGGCTTGAATCACTCGTTCAATCCCACGAAGACCTTCGGTCGGCTGTGCCTGCTTTCACGGCGATTGGTCGAACGGGGCGTTCGCTTTGTTGAATTGACGGTACCCAACGTCGGTCACGATCGCTGGGATCAGCATAGTAATCTGAAGGATGGACACGAGAAGAACTGCCTGGCAGTCGACCAGCCGATTGCCGCATTGTTGGCCGACCTGAAGCGGCGCGGCATGCTCGACTCGACTTTGGTCGTGTGGGGAGGCGAGTTTGGCCGAACTCCGTTTGCCCAAGGCAAGAATGGCCGCGATCACAATCCGTTCGGTTTCACCATGTGGATGGCCGGCGGTGGTGTCAAAGGTGGCACGGTTTACGGCAGCACCGATGAGTTTGGCTACAAGGTCGTCGAGAATCGCGTCGAAATGCACGATCTCCACGCCACCATGCTGCATCTGCTCGGGGTCGACCACCGCCGCCTGACCTTCCGCTTCAGCGGCCGGGATATGCGTCTGACCGATGTCCACGGCCACGTGCTGCACGATATTCTCGTCTAA